A single Oncorhynchus tshawytscha isolate Ot180627B linkage group LG01, Otsh_v2.0, whole genome shotgun sequence DNA region contains:
- the cracd gene encoding capping protein inhibiting regulator of actin dynamics isoform X2: MSQENVSDKVRNLQRQIAQNIKFGQRPPSLRKSEGDEGSSDEEEVPRSPLKVLAQVEAEPVDTETKGASQSQGPSQSQGPSQSHGAAQAGTPSTPVKSPRSKRVLPATGTIESIDLDGVPQSVPRLDNTAAKHKLSVKPKNQRISRKHRRFTQDLQEVDIPGILQEETDAGDVQYRTAEEETPPEKTKKQKLQEDERQESRRKRELAEQRHREEEEDRKKKAEEWRLRELEEERCRQQEEELVRKEEEERRQGEEMERRMKEEEERRIREEEERRQRELEVMRIREEEERIQREEERRMREELELMQREEEQRTLEEEKRRKEEEERMRKEEEERKQHKLEAERLCVEEEKRLKEAEEEEERKKKQVEEKRKLLAEEEEEKRLCAEVAASSSDPERKRRAEEVRWREMEERQRPFTFKVSSGEKQILFQKVNLTPVTPASSQQGGAVTEHKEGVKASSPGGADSPTLPSSQYVPHTAILVTGAQLCGTAVNLDHIKETACKSLLGLADEKKAAMGTPPPTKSKTSPDRKSGKTKSLSESTDQSSAAVLAEWASIRSKIFKGAGEGKYEEYPDHQSQSRPSSEDQSPFLHSNLRKTMSASAKFSITPARKKFADSNRNSEVLSQEEKEGGRPATAVSDTSSSASVPPAASPAPDSKTQSRGGKTVRIADGTGECMFAKDLPSFIVPSSSQASPRPKGSETDTGSLGGESEDSDGREEGEEKGQPSPFGIKLRRTNYSLRFHSDQSTDKRKKRYSAGDSFDGVPSPLTPIDRDSDASVFSNSSSPASPLRESIPGVKPGHVIVSLPEPRAKAGKSPTPSMHSEGEKLPSKPSLYQRPSTSPKPATPPPSPLPKVSRENYSDAVVQRSWVEADSAGHEERGERRREETSAVAQLHRNGQGQSQGQGEGEPKEKRSFFPSISIPWREKADRKTELIRREGKPSLQSRHSLDSTRVQDKESGPLWITLALQKQKGFREQQQSRDERRSHREAKLSEKQTKDKDSDVLLSPMEGKGSRNTNPPKPQTPEEAKRPDTLLGRLERRDLLKKANTLPSSVTVEIADPTPSPPAVKELTKRFPSTDSPQVSTEPAWLALAKRKAKAWSDCPQIIK; this comes from the exons CGAGTCCATCGACCTGGACGGAGTCCCACAGTCTGTCCCTAGACTGGACAACACCGCTGCCAAGCATAAACTGTCTGTTAAACCCAAAAACCAGAGGATCTCCCGCAAGCACCGCCGATTCacacag GATTTGCAAGAGGTGGATATCCCTGGCATACTGCAGGAGGAAACAGATGCAGGCGACGTCCAATACAGAACCGCTGAGGAAGAGACACCCCCAGAGAAAACTAAGAAGCAGAAACTGCAGGAGGACGAGAGACAGGAGTccaggaggaagagagagctggCAGAACAAAGGcacagagaggaagaagaggatagGAAGAAGaaagcagaggagtggaggctgcgtgagttagaggaggagagatgtcGACAACAGGAGGAGGAACTTGTAcgtaaagaggaggaggaaagaaggcagggagaagagatggagaggaggatgaaagaAGAAGAGGAACGGAGGATTAGGGAGGAagaagaaaggagacagagagaactggAAGTGATGAGaatcagagaggaagaagagaggatacagagagaagaagagagaaggatgagggaggAATTGGAGCTTATGCAgcgagaggaggagcagaggacactggaggaagagaaaaggaggaaagaggaagaggaaagaatgaggaaagaggaagaggagaggaagcagCACAAACTGGAGGCAGAGCGTCTCTGTGTCGAGGAGGAAAAGAGACTGAAAGAggcagaagaagaggaggaaaggaagaaaaagcaggtggaagaaaagagaaaactgcttgcagaggaggaggaggagaagagactgtgTGCAGAAGTGGCTGCGAGCAGCTCTGACCCTGAAAggaagaggagggcagaggaggtgcgctggagagagatggaggagagacaaaGGCCGTTCACCTTCAAAGTGTCCTCTGGGGAGAAGCAGATTCTGTTCCAGAAGGTCAACCTGACGCCTGTTACGCCGGCCTCCAGCCAGCAGGGGGGCGCTGTGACTGAACACAAAGAGGGAGTCAAGGCCTCGTCCCCTGGAGGAGCTGACTCCCCAACCCTCCCGTCCTCTCAGTATGTCCCACACACAGCCATCCTGGTGACGGGTGCCCAGCTCTGTGGGACTGCTGTCAACCTGGACCATATCAAAGAAACAGCTTGTAAGTCTCTCCTGGGTCTGGCAGATGAAAAGAAAGCTGCCATGGGCACCCCACCACCAACCAAGAGCAAGACTTCACCAGACCGCAAGTCTGGGAAAACCAAATCCCTCAGCGAGTCCACAGACCAGTCCAGTGCAGCCGTCCTTGCAGAGTGGGCCAGTATCCGCTCCAAGATATTCAAGGGGGCGGGGGAGGGAAAGTATGAGGAATACCCAGACCACCAGAGCCAGAGCCGACCCAGCAGTGAGGACCAGAGTCCGTTCCTCCATAGCAACCTCAGGAAGACCATGTCCGCCAGCGCCAAGTTCTCCATCACCCCGGCCAGGAAGAAGTTTGCCGACTCAAACAGGAACTCTGAGGTGTTGAGtcaggaagagaaggaaggaggaaggccAGCAACTGCTGTCTCCGACACCTCCTCCAGTGCCTCTGTTCCCCCTGCAGCTTCACCAGCCCCAGACAGCAAGACCCAGAGCCGGGGCGGTAAGACTGTCCGGATTGCAGATGGAACAGGGGAGTGCATGTTTGCCAAAGACCTCCCGTCTTTCATAGTCCCCAGCTCTTCCCAGGCCTCACCCAGACCCAAGGGCTCTGAGACAGATACTGGGAGCCTGGGAGGAGAATCAGAGGACTCTGATGgccgggaggagggggaggagaagggccAGCCATCTCCGTTTGGGATCAAGCTGAGGAGGACCAACTACTCCCTCCGCTTCCACAGTGATCAGTCGACAGacaagaggaagaagaggtaCAGTGCCGGCGACAGCTTTGACGGGGTCCCCTCACCTCTGACCCCCATTGACCGCGATTCTGACGCCTCAGTGTTCTCTAATAGCTCCAGCCCTGCATCTCCACTCAGAGAGAGCATTCCTGGGGTCAAGCCTGGACATGTGATTGTATCTCTTCCAGAGCCCCGGGCCAAAGCAGGCAAGTCTCCCACCCCTTCCATGCACAGCGAGGGGGAGAAGCTGCCGTCCAAACCCTCACTTTACCAGAGACCCAGCACATCCCCTAAACCTGcaacccctcccccctctccactccccaaAGTGAGCAGAGAGAATTACAGTGACGCAGTGGTCCAGAGGAGCTGGGTGGAGGCTGATTCAGCTGGCCATGAGGAgcgaggtgagaggaggagggaggagacctcAGCTGTGGCCCAGCTCCACAGGAACGGCCAGGGACAGAGCCAGGGCCAGGGGGAGGGGGAGCCCAAGGAGAAGAGGTCCTTCTTCCCCTCCATCAGTATCCCCTGGAGGGAGAAGGCTGACAGGAAGACGGAGCTCATCAGAAGAG AGGGAAAGCCATCACTGCAGAGTAGGCACTCATTGGACAGTACGCGGGTCCAGGACAAGGAGTCAGGGCCTCTGTGGATCACGCTAGCGCTGCAGAAACAGAAAGGCTTCAGGGAGCAGCAGCAGAGCCGAGACGAACGCCGCAGCCACAGAGAGGCCAAACTGTCTGAGAAGCAAACCAAGGACAAAGACAGC GATGTGTTGCTTAGTCCTATGGAGGGTAAGGGGAGTAGAAACACCAACCCTCCCAAACCACAGACACCGGAGGAAGCTAAGAGACCAGACACCCTCCTGGGCCGCTTGGAGCGCCGGGACCTCCTGAAGAAAGCCAACACCCTGCCCAGCTCTGTCACAG TTGAGATTGCAGACCCCACTCCATCACCCCCTGCAGTGAAGGAGTTGACCAAGCGCTTCCCATCCACTGACTCTCCCCAGGTGTCCACTGAGCCGGCCTGGCTGGCTCTGGCCAAGCGCAAGGCTAAAGCCTGGAGTGACTGCCCTCAGATCATCAAATAA